In a single window of the Zea mays cultivar B73 chromosome 5, Zm-B73-REFERENCE-NAM-5.0, whole genome shotgun sequence genome:
- the LOC100284449 gene encoding Rho GTPase-activating protein 3 yields MALSSEIRFGHQIPLSHCDTDSYEEEEEEEGEEEEDEEEEFEGEEEEEEMDEVTVSSPLMLPATEARGGVSVVEMVTGALRRSLMLCSSSAGAGVREPEQEEDGATPPGGMQIGGPTDVRHVSHVTFDRFVGFLGLPADLEPDVPRPVPSASVSVFGVSPTSMQCSYDRRGNSVPTILLTMQKKLYSLGGLQAEGIFRINADNSQELYVRDQLNRGIVPDGVDLHCLAGLMKAWFRELPSGVLDSLTPEQVMHCNTEEECSHLASTLPPVEAALLEWAISLMADVVENESYNKMNARNIAMVFAPNMTKMADPLTALIHAVQVMNFLKTLILRTVKEREEAAKVARAFPSSSGSPSDKDEPQTVEQLDMLFVCSSQQNVEYPMVDEAKFDQFLFRVEEALHHETQGSTDGPKNHDSGRGDQRSNSEITPLDTGLTGQNEFSNNSEEGLFDKFKFRKGVGRLCRHPVFQLSRSMKKSDEAEQACV; encoded by the exons ATGGCGCTGTCGTCCGAGATCCGCTTCGGCCACCAGATCCCCCTATCCCACTGCGACACTGACTCCTacgaggaggaggaagaggaggaaggagaggaagaggaagacgaggaggaggagttcgagggggaggaggaggaggaggagatggATGAGGTGACGGTTTCGTCTCCGCTGATGCTTCCGGCAACGGAGGCCAGGGGAGGGGTGTCCGTGGTCGAGATGGTGACGGGGGCGCTCCGGAGGTCGCTCATGCTGTGCAGCAGCAGCGCCGGCGCCGGCGTGCGCGAGCCGGAGCAGGAGGAGGACGGGGCGACTCCCCCGGGTGGTATGCAGATAGGGGGACCAACGGATGTGCGGCACGTCTCGCACGTCACCTTCGACCGCTTCGTTGGCTTCCTCGGCCTCCCCGCTGACCTCGAGCCCGACGTGCCTCGCCCCGTGCCGAGCGCCAG TGTGAGCGTATTTGGAGTTTCACCAACTTCCATGCAGTGCTCGTATGATAGAAGAGGAAACAGTGTGCCAACTATACTCTTGACTATGCAAAAGAAGTTATATTCACTTGGGGGTCTTCAG GCTGAAGGGATATTCAGGATAAATGCAGACAATAGCCAGGAACTATATGTGAGGGATCAACTAAACAGGGGGATTGTTCCAGATGGTGTTGATTTGCACTGCCTTGCCGGACTGATGAAG GCATGGTTCCGGGAACTTCCAAGTGGAGTACTGGACTCGTTGACTCCAGAACAAGTGATGCACTGCAACACTGAAGAAGAGTGTAGCCATCTTGCAAGCACCCTACCTCCTGTCGAAGCAGCATTGCTTGAATGGGCCATCAGTCTCATGGCAGATGTCGTGGAAAACGAAAGCTACAACAAGATGAACGCTCGCAACATCGCTATGGTTTTCGCACCGAATATGACCAAG ATGGCGGACCCCTTGACTGCTTTGATACATGCCGTTCAAGTGATGAATTTCCTCAAGACATTGATCTTGAGAACTGTAAAAGAAAGGGAGGAGGCTGCTAAAGTAGCCAGGGCGTTCCCATCGAGCTCTGGTTCCCCGAGCGACAAAGATGAGCCTCAAACTGTAGAACAGTTGGACATGCTCTTCGTCTGTTCAAGTCAGCAAAATGTAGAGTATCCTATGGTTGATGAGGCTAAGTTTGACCAGTTCCTTTTTAGAGTGGAAGAAGCTCTTCACCATGAGACGCAAGGCAGCACAGATGGACCCAAGAATCATGACAGCGGTAGAGGTGACCAGAGAAGTAACAGTGAGATCACTCCATTGGACACCGGTTTGACCGGCCAAAATGAGTTCAGTAACAACAGCGAGGAAGGTCTCTTTGACAAGTTTAAATTTAGGAAAGGGGTAGGGAGGCTCTGCAGGCACCCTGTGTTTCAGCTGAGTAGGTCCATGAAGAAGTCAGATGAAGCGGAGCAAGCATGTGTATAG